Proteins co-encoded in one Christiangramia fulva genomic window:
- a CDS encoding response regulator transcription factor, with protein MKNRKLLIVDDESHIRMLIEQTLEDLEDEGVELLFAENGEQALEMIQREKPHLVFLDVMMPKMNGMQVCQKVKKELGLNEVYIILLTAKGQEIDRQQGMEMGADRYMTKPFDPDEMLDIATEILKV; from the coding sequence ATGAAAAATCGCAAATTATTGATTGTTGATGATGAATCCCATATTCGTATGCTCATTGAACAAACACTGGAAGATCTAGAAGATGAAGGAGTAGAATTGCTGTTTGCTGAAAATGGGGAACAGGCTTTGGAAATGATCCAGCGTGAAAAACCGCATTTGGTATTTTTAGACGTAATGATGCCTAAAATGAATGGGATGCAGGTATGCCAGAAAGTAAAAAAAGAACTTGGGCTAAATGAAGTATATATTATTCTTTTAACGGCAAAGGGGCAGGAAATTGACCGGCAGCAGGGAATGGAAATGGGTGCAGACCGTTATATGACCAAACCTTTCGATCCTGATGAAATGCTTGACATAGCTACAGAAATACTGAAGGTTTGA
- a CDS encoding adenylate/guanylate cyclase domain-containing protein encodes MSENFDEIALSRMLKRLIKKEPLVQSIINNLSDAEFCIKDAQNDILYGKDINFSQTFPLKENDISYGTLCSNSESHEFIAECIMTLMKKEIEKKKIGTEVLGLYREINMIYNFSEIISQKIDDVSIARSALKEATQIIHASHGLFLMFDSSEDKVHELASVGHNPNKKRQIDKQDILLKELIKKGTAFIVPQERIKKNPAISHLKSVMYAPLRVKDRTLGLIVLGNEHEKEFTAAELKLLTTIALQSAAAVESAQLYQKGLKEARDREEAIMTVHKATQKFVPVEFIKSLGKNKLTEVSLGDQVEREVTVLFTDIRGFTGISENMTPTENFFFINSFNKRMGPIVRKNEGFIMQYLGDGFMALFPNGSQHALRASVEMHEALKEYNVQREAKNRPEVKIGIGMQNGKLIMGITGDVERMDAAIISDTVNTAARIEGLSKYYGTSILLTDMCMENLSNPGEFDFRYLGPVKVQGKQKPIDLYECINGDHKSLYKHKLDSSRVFQQGMELYFKKEFAMAAVTFQKVVKQNKNDHTAKLFLNRAAHLITQEIGDDWKGIEAMDKK; translated from the coding sequence ATGTCAGAGAATTTTGATGAAATAGCGCTTTCGAGAATGCTTAAAAGGCTCATTAAAAAAGAGCCCCTGGTGCAGTCTATTATAAATAATTTATCTGATGCGGAATTTTGCATAAAAGACGCCCAAAATGATATTTTATATGGAAAGGACATTAATTTTTCACAAACTTTTCCTTTAAAAGAAAACGATATTTCTTACGGAACACTTTGTTCTAATTCAGAAAGTCATGAGTTTATTGCAGAATGTATCATGACCTTAATGAAAAAGGAAATAGAGAAGAAAAAAATTGGCACTGAAGTTTTAGGTTTGTACAGGGAGATAAATATGATCTATAATTTCAGTGAAATTATTTCCCAGAAAATTGATGATGTTTCTATTGCCAGATCTGCTCTTAAAGAAGCCACTCAAATTATCCATGCTTCCCACGGACTTTTCCTGATGTTCGATTCTTCTGAAGATAAAGTTCATGAACTGGCATCCGTTGGGCATAATCCCAATAAAAAAAGGCAAATAGATAAACAGGATATTCTGCTTAAAGAGTTGATAAAAAAAGGAACAGCATTTATTGTTCCTCAAGAACGAATAAAAAAAAACCCGGCGATATCCCATTTGAAATCGGTGATGTATGCGCCATTAAGAGTTAAAGACCGTACCCTGGGCCTCATTGTTCTTGGGAATGAGCATGAAAAGGAATTTACCGCAGCAGAATTGAAATTGCTTACAACTATTGCATTACAATCTGCGGCCGCGGTAGAAAGCGCTCAATTATACCAAAAAGGATTAAAGGAAGCGAGAGACCGGGAGGAGGCAATTATGACCGTACATAAAGCTACTCAAAAATTCGTTCCGGTTGAATTTATTAAATCACTGGGTAAAAATAAATTAACTGAAGTCTCTCTTGGGGATCAGGTAGAACGTGAAGTTACCGTTTTATTTACCGACATCAGGGGATTTACCGGAATTTCAGAAAATATGACACCCACTGAAAATTTCTTCTTTATAAATTCTTTTAACAAAAGAATGGGTCCCATAGTAAGAAAAAATGAAGGTTTTATTATGCAATATCTGGGAGATGGATTCATGGCTCTTTTTCCAAATGGTTCTCAACATGCTCTAAGGGCTTCAGTTGAGATGCACGAGGCACTTAAAGAATATAACGTCCAAAGAGAAGCGAAAAACAGGCCTGAAGTAAAAATTGGAATCGGGATGCAGAACGGGAAATTAATTATGGGAATTACCGGTGATGTCGAGCGTATGGATGCCGCCATTATAAGTGATACCGTAAATACCGCAGCACGAATTGAAGGTCTTTCGAAATATTATGGCACTTCAATTTTGCTTACAGATATGTGTATGGAGAATTTGAGTAACCCGGGGGAATTTGACTTTAGATATCTTGGGCCGGTGAAAGTCCAGGGGAAACAAAAACCCATCGATCTCTATGAATGTATCAACGGCGATCATAAATCACTCTACAAGCATAAACTCGATTCCTCAAGAGTATTCCAGCAGGGAATGGAATTATATTTTAAAAAGGAATTTGCCATGGCTGCAGTGACTTTCCAGAAGGTCGTAAAACAGAATAAAAATGATCATACGGCCAAGCTATTTCTTAACAGGGCTGCCCATCTCATCACCCAGGAAATAGGTGATGACTGGAAAGGAATTGAAGCGATGGATAAAAAATAG
- a CDS encoding YihY/virulence factor BrkB family protein, with amino-acid sequence MKKEIKVEDQNLNADKPSQFSGEAWKSIGKRVIDQIKKDHVQITAAGVAFYFFLALFPTIVAAISLYSLIQDPAQISQDMAQLQGFLPPKTYSIFESIIDPVLKESSSTLGWSFALSILFSLWSANKGTSAIFEGLNISYNELDERGFIKKKLLSLGFTLGGIIVGILSLIAVIAFPSLIDRLGLSGTITGILSFSRWILMAVILIFSLGFLYQIAPARGKPQFKWVSWGAGIATVLWLLASILFSWYVSNFGSYSNTYGSFAAVIILLLWLFLTAFIILIGAEINAEMEHQTPKDTTTGEPKPMGERGAWHADHVADNEEKDEKTT; translated from the coding sequence ATGAAAAAAGAAATAAAAGTTGAGGATCAAAACCTTAATGCCGATAAACCTTCGCAATTTTCTGGAGAAGCCTGGAAAAGTATAGGAAAAAGGGTGATCGATCAAATTAAAAAGGATCATGTGCAGATCACCGCTGCAGGTGTCGCTTTTTACTTTTTTCTTGCTTTGTTTCCAACTATCGTCGCCGCAATTTCATTGTATAGCCTCATCCAGGATCCCGCGCAAATATCCCAGGATATGGCGCAACTACAAGGTTTTTTACCACCAAAGACTTACAGCATTTTCGAAAGCATCATAGATCCTGTTCTAAAAGAATCTTCCAGCACGCTGGGATGGAGCTTTGCCTTAAGTATCCTTTTCAGTTTATGGAGTGCCAATAAGGGAACATCAGCTATTTTTGAAGGTCTCAATATCTCCTATAACGAGTTGGATGAAAGAGGTTTCATCAAGAAAAAGCTCCTTAGCCTGGGATTTACGCTCGGCGGAATAATAGTAGGTATTTTAAGTCTTATTGCTGTAATAGCATTTCCATCACTCATAGACCGACTGGGGTTATCCGGCACAATAACCGGTATCCTTAGTTTTAGCAGATGGATTTTAATGGCGGTGATCCTCATTTTTAGTTTAGGATTTTTATACCAAATCGCTCCAGCCAGGGGAAAACCGCAATTTAAATGGGTAAGTTGGGGAGCTGGAATAGCTACGGTACTTTGGCTTCTGGCATCGATACTTTTTTCGTGGTACGTAAGTAATTTCGGAAGTTACTCCAATACTTATGGAAGTTTTGCCGCGGTGATCATACTTCTTTTATGGCTTTTTCTTACCGCTTTTATCATTCTTATTGGTGCCGAAATCAATGCCGAAATGGAGCATCAAACCCCCAAAGACACCACTACCGGTGAACCGAAACCTATGGGAGAAAGAGGCGCCTGGCATGCCGATCATGTGGCAGACAACGAAGAAAAAGATGAGAAAACAACCTGA